From one Brachypodium distachyon strain Bd21 chromosome 4, Brachypodium_distachyon_v3.0, whole genome shotgun sequence genomic stretch:
- the LOC100829033 gene encoding uncharacterized protein LOC100829033, translated as MSEEPRNAMEGRARRRASPAGLRTKPVRVQPEPPPNKRHELGKRAAVVYYLCRNHHLEHPHFMEVPLASPQGLYLRDVISRLDALRGNGMAAKYSWSCKRRYKNGFVWHDLSVDDLLQPAQGNEYVLKGSELQLDHSKPLLPLPDHQQNSSPSNARVHLHMPTRQRQSPRSPGSNQGWTSTSPSPTTDPAVSVIKEAVRPPPPQPALLSSPTASTIEDGEQCRTPHPGSSGSSSPKTSMPSSGTSSPSLNSPAALHDAGTQTRSDDVKLQQGQRAARVPPERPEIVGESHSKHPPAAGYHRRRSGTLQSLIMAEAAGRRRVVLEDNEKTTSSSISGKLKPANLLMRLMACGPNHPSFDLTSYKPLTPLESPSSPELFPLGALKPGTTSASTVIVSETENSNCSLYDSGSGKLKRSTSALNHQDGICEEASSKGDSVNLSRSTSKRMSDLSSGKVHSSRVVSFQDEKEKAVKIEDRFASGAQVAIH; from the exons ATGTCGGAGGAGCCTCGAAATGCAATGGAGGGGAGGGCAAGGCGGCGTGCAAGCCCAGCCGGGTTGCGTACCAAGCCTGTCAGGGTGcagccggagccgccgccaaaCAAGAGGCACGAGCTAGGGAAgagggcggcggtggtgtACTACCTGTGCCGCAACCACCATCTGGAGCACCCACACTTCATGGAGGTGCCCCTTGCCTCCCCACAAGGCCTCTACCTGCGAG ATGTGATTAGCCGACTGGACGCCCTGAGAGGGAATGGCATGGCAGCCAAGTATTCCTGGTCCTGCAAAAG GCGCTACAAGAATGGATTCGTGTGGCACGATCTTTCTGTGGATGATCTTCTGCAGcccgcacaaggcaatgagtACGTCCTCAAGGGTTCCGAGCTTCAACTCGACCACTCAAAGCCACTACTACCACTGCCAG ATCATCAGCAGAATAGTAGTCCGAGCAATGCAAGGGTTCATCTCCACATGCCAACTCGACAACGACAGTCTCCTCGTTCTCCTGGATCAAATCAAGGGTGGACTTCAACGTCTCCATCTCCTACTACTGATCCTGCTGTTTCAGTCATCAAAGAGGCAGTGCGACCGCCACCTCCCCAGCCAGCATTACTGTCATCACCAACTGCTTCCACCATTGAGGATGGCGAGCAGTGCAGAACTCCGCATCCAGGCTCCTCAGGCAGCTCATCCCCAAAGACAAGTATGCCTTCCTCGGGCACAAGCTCACCTAGCCTTAACAGTCCTGCAGCACTGCATGATGCAGGCACACAGACTAGAAGCGATGATGTGAAGCTGCAACAGGGACAACGCGCAGCAAGAGTTCCCCCGGAAAGGCCAGAAATTGTTGGCGAGTCCCATTCCAAGCATCCACCTGCAGCAGGTTACCATCGTAGGAGGAGTGGGACCTTGCAGTCGTTGATAATGGCTGAAGCAGCCGGCAGGAGGAGGGTTGTACTGGAGGACAATGAAAAAACTACTAGCAGCTCCATCAGCGGCAAGCTGAAGCCAGCCAACTTGCTCATGCGTCTCATGGCCTGCGGACCGAACCACCCTAGCTTTGACTTAACCTCGTATAAGCCGCTCACGCCGCTTGAGTCCCCGTCGTCTCCAGAGCTGTTCCCTCTTGGTGCACTGAAGCCTGGAACTACTAGTGCATCCACTGTCATAGTTTCAGAAACAGAAAATTCCAATTGTAGCCTGTATGACAGTGGTTCAGGCAAGCTAAAACGCTCCACTTCGGCTCTGAATCATCAGGATGG AATTTGTGAAGAAGCATCCTCAAAAGGGGATTCGGTTAACTTGTCCAGAAGCACGAGCAAAAGGATGAGTGATCTGTCATCTGGAAAGGTACACTCTTCAAGGGTAGTGTCATTCCAGGACGAGAAGGAGAAAGCGGTCAAGATCGAAGACAG GTTTGCTTCAGGAGCTCAGGTTGCCATCCACTAA
- the LOC112268500 gene encoding uncharacterized protein LOC112268500 yields the protein MDPSRPLLGRGPLLSSSAHAVAAVILITFLLLTLLRLPLFPDTAPLASTPTSYHEQAPDPEQLQEQELDASSSCDLSSPLDCADPRLFHLMMRRAIDAFPAVHFARFGRPVPGDPPSSSCDMAWRARSNSSASASAAPTATTKDYRRFAVARDPRTCAYSVTSIGEYHSGPNARKPRRGATNATAAPPPPPLSRSEFAAGSYLSYLGGGDRCKPMPHYMRSLLCALAEARYLNRTLVLDLSLCLASSYTAGMPEEGKHLGFYVDIEHLQSVVGIVEERQFWADWDRWGAQGQLGLRLIEDTRVVSTKFSKAKDTLIIRKFGDVEPGNYWYHVCDGEAEHVLAPPHQAIRWAPSLMSIVDAIIASMQEDFDSVHVAGSGEDLRQKIEEGVDATRQVYVAGEGINKGLVEVLKAKYNNLHYLNEFEGLWARDSKWFLEMKRLNRGVPVEFDGYMRELVDREVFLKGKKRVEVLR from the coding sequence ATGGACCCGAGCCGGCCACTCCTTGGGCgcggccccctcctctcctcctccgcccacgCCGTCGCGGCCGTCatcctcatcaccttcctcctcctcaccctcctccgcctcccgctctTCCCCGACACCGCTCCCCTCGCATCCACGCCCACATCCTACCACGAGCAGGCCCCGGACCCGGAGCagctgcaggagcaggagctgGACGCCTCCTCGTCCTGCGACCTCTCCTCCCCGCTCGACTGCGCCGACCCGAGGCTCTTCCACCTCATGATGCGCCGCGCCATCGACGCCTTCCCCGCCGTCCATTTCGCGCGCTTCGGCCGCCCCGTCCCCGGCGacccgccctcctcctcctgcgacATGGCCTGGCGCGCCCGCTCCaactcctccgcctccgcctccgccgcccccaccgccaccaccaagGACTACCGCCGCTTCGCCGTCGCGCGGGACCCCCGCACCTGCGCCTACTCCGTCACGTCCATCGGGGAGTACCATTCTGGACCCAACGCCCGCAAGCCTCGCCGCGGCGCCACCAACGCCACCgcggctccgccgccgccgccgctctcccgCTCCGAGTTCGCCGCTGGCTCCTACCTCTCCtacctcggcggcggcgaccgctgCAAGCCCATGCCTCATTACATGCGCAGCCTCCTCTGCGCCCTCGCCGAGGCCCGATACCTCAACCGCACGCTCGTCCTCGACCTCAGCCTCTGCCTCGCCTCCTCCTACACGGCGGGCATGCCCGAGGAAGGCAAGCACCTTGGCTTCTATGTCGACATTGAGCACCTCCAGTCCGTGGTCGGAATCGTTGAGGAAAGGCAGTTCTGGGCAGATTGGGACAGGTGGGGAGCGCAAGGCCAGCTTGGGCTCCGCCTCATTGAGGACACCAGGGTTGTCTCCACCAAGTTCTCCAAGGCTAAGGACACTCTGATCATCAGGAAATTTGGGGACGTTGAGCCAGGGAATTACTGGTACCATGTGTGTGATGGTGAAGCAGAGCATGTGCTAGCGCCGCCACACCAGGCAATACGCTGGGCGCCAAGTTTGATGAGCATTGTCGATGCTATCATCGCAAGTATGCAAGAAGACTTCGATTCGGTCCATGTTGCTGGCAGTGGTGAGGATCTCAGACAGAAGATCGAGGAGGGTGTTGATGCAACGCGGCAGGTGTATGTTGCGGGAGAGGGGATCAATAAGGGTTTGGTGGAGGTGCTTAAGGCAAAGTACAACAACTTGCATTACCTGAATGAATTTGAGGGGCTCTGGGCGAGGGACAGCAAGTGGTTCTTGGAGATGAAGAGGCTCAATCGTGGAGTTCCTGTGGAGTTTGATGGGTACATGCGCGAGCTGGTTGACAGGGAGGTCTTCCtcaaggggaagaagagggttGAGGTGCTCCGCTAA